The following DNA comes from Aquipuribacter hungaricus.
GCGAGGCGCTCGACCTCATCGCCGAGGCCGTCTCGGCCGCCGGCTTCACCCTCGGCACCGACTTCGGCCTCGCGCTCGACGTCGCCGCCAGCGAGCTGCACTCCGACGGCTCGTACCGCTTCGAGGGCGAGCAGCGCACGTCGGCGCAGATGGTCGACTTCTACGCCGACCTCGTCACGTCCTACCCGATGGTCTCCATCGAGGACCCGCTGGACGAGGAGGACTGGGAGGGCTGGGCCTCGCTCGTCGAGCGCGTCGGCGACCAGGTGCAGATCGTCGGGGACGACCTGTTCGTCACCAACCCGACCCGGCTTCAGCGCGGCATCGACTCCAGGGCGGCCAACGCCCTGCTCGTCAAGGTCAACCAGATCGGCACCCTGACCGAGACGCTCGACGCCGTCGACCTCGCCCACCGCAACGGCTTCCGCTCCATGATGAGCCACCGCTCCGGCGAGACCGAGGACACGACGATCGCCGACCTCGCGGTGGCCACCAACTGCGGCCAGATCAAGACCGGTGCCCCGGCCCGCAGCGACCGCGTCGCCAAGTACAACCAGCTCCTGCGCATCGAGGAGCTGCTCGACGACGCCGCGGTGTACGCCGGCGCCGGCGCCTTCCCGCGCTACACCCAGGGCTGAGCGGGCCGGGGGCGCACCGGTGGCGAGGACGGGCACGACCGCGGCGGGCGGGGAGGGGGACCGGGACACCGGTCCCCGCTCCCGGCGCGTCCTGGTCCTGCTCGCCCTCGCCGTCGTGTGCGCCCTCGTCCTGGCCCCGCCGCTGCGGCTGTACCTGCAGCAGCAGCAGGACATCGGCGAGCTGCGCAGCGAGATCGCCCAGCGCGAGGCCGACGTCGCCGCGCTGCGCACCGAGGTCGGCCTCTGGCAGGAGGACACCTACGTCGCCGCCCAGGCCCGTGACCGGCTGAACTTCGTCATGCCCGGCGAGACGGGGTTCGTCGTGCCCGACCCGGAGCCCGTCCCCGGGGCCAGCGAGGCCGCGACGCCCGGCGCGCTCGGCGACGTCCGCCCCGACGCCCCGCCCGAGGGCACCTGGTACGACCGGCTCTGGTCCAGCGTCGAGGCCGTCGGCACGGGTACCGCGGACCCGGTCCTGGACGCGCCCGTCGTCGGCGGCGCCGGTGGCTGAGCCGCCCGCCCAGCACGGCGTGGAGCAGAGAGACCTGGACGCGGTGACCGCCCAGCTCGGGCGCCAGGTCCGGGGCGTCGTCGAGGTCGCCCACCGCTGCTCGTGCGGCGACCCCGACGTGGTGCGGACCCTGCCCCGGCTGCCCGACGGCACCCCGTTCCCCACGTCGTACTACCTGACCTGCCCGCGGGCCGCCTCGGCGGTCGGCACGCTGGAGTCCTCGGGCCTCATGCGCGAGATGTCCGAGCGGCTGGAGCAGGACGAGGACCTCGCCGCCGCCTACCGGGCCGCGCACGAGCACTACCTGGCCCGTCGCGCCGAGCTGGGCGAGGTGCCGGAGATCGCCGGCACGAGCGCCGGCGGGATGCCCGTGCGCGTCAAGTGCCTGCACGTCCTCGTCGCGCACGCCCTGGCCGCCGGTCCCGGCGTCAACCCGCTCGGCGACGAGACCCTGGGGTTGCTGGACGACTGGGGCGCCGCCGGCTCCTGCACCGCCGCCCCCTAGCGTCCCGTCACGACGGCACCCTGCGCCGGTCTAGCCGACGCCACGTGCCGTCGTGGCGGTGGGGTTCCGACGCAGGGTGCCGTTGCGACGCAGCCCGGGCGCGACGGGACCCGGGCGGGGACGGCGCGCCTGGCCTACCGCAGCCCGAGCGAGCGCAGCGCCGACCGGGCGCCGTGGACCCCGCTCATCCCGTGCACGCCCGGCCCCGGCGGGGTGGCCGACGAGCAGAGGAACACCCCCGGCAGCGGGGTCGAGTACGGGTCCCAGCGCGGGACCGGGCGGGCCAGCGTCTGACGCACCGTCGCCTCGCCCACCGCCACGTCGCCGCCCACGTGGATCGGGTTGTCGATCGACAGCCGCGCGGCCGTCCGCACGCTGCTGGCGACCACCGTGCCCGCGAACCCCGGGGCGTAGCGCTCGATGCGCCGGGTGATGGTCGCGGTCATGTCCCGGTCGGAGCCGGACGGGACGTGGCAGTACGACCACACCGGGTGCAGCCCGGCGGGCGCCCGCGACGGGTCGACGACCGAGGGCTGCACGAGCAGCGTGAACGGCTCGTCGGCGTGGCGGCCCGCGGCGACCTCGCGCTCGGCGGCGTCGACCTCGGCCCCGGGCCCGCCGAGGTGGACGGTGCCGGCACGGCGGGCGCGGGGGTCCGCCCACGGGACCGGCTCGCTGGTGACGAAGTGGACCGTGGTCGCGCCCGAGCCGTAGCGGTACCGGGCCAGCGCCCTGCGGTAGGACGCGGGCAGCCGGTCCCCGGCGAGCTGGTCGAGCTGGCGGGGCGACAGGTCGAGCAGGACGACCCGGGCGCTCGGCAGCTCGCGCAGGTCGCCCACCCACCGCCCGGTGCGGAGCGTGGCGCCTCTCGCCCGCAGGTCGGCGACCACGGCGTCGGCGATCCGCTGGCTGCCGCCCTCGACGACGGGCCAGCCGACCGCGTGCG
Coding sequences within:
- a CDS encoding FtsB family cell division protein, with amino-acid sequence MARTGTTAAGGEGDRDTGPRSRRVLVLLALAVVCALVLAPPLRLYLQQQQDIGELRSEIAQREADVAALRTEVGLWQEDTYVAAQARDRLNFVMPGETGFVVPDPEPVPGASEAATPGALGDVRPDAPPEGTWYDRLWSSVEAVGTGTADPVLDAPVVGGAGG
- a CDS encoding DUF501 domain-containing protein yields the protein MAEPPAQHGVEQRDLDAVTAQLGRQVRGVVEVAHRCSCGDPDVVRTLPRLPDGTPFPTSYYLTCPRAASAVGTLESSGLMREMSERLEQDEDLAAAYRAAHEHYLARRAELGEVPEIAGTSAGGMPVRVKCLHVLVAHALAAGPGVNPLGDETLGLLDDWGAAGSCTAAP
- a CDS encoding phytoene desaturase family protein — encoded protein: MERDAVVVGSGPNGLAAAWTLAAAGLDVELLEGADTFGGGTRSAELTLPGVVHDVCSAAHPLAASAPFFAPGGGPDGQGFDLAAHGVRLLQPEVPLAHAMDGGRFALLQRSVADTADDLEDLAAGDGARYRRLMGPLVDGVDAVGGMLTSSLRAVPTSPADLLTLARFGTRVLRRVPALARQFRGPAAGALLAGSAAHAVQPLDRLGPAGAGLLLNTLAHAVGWPVVEGGSQRIADAVVADLRARGATLRTGRWVGDLRELPSARVVLLDLSPRQLDQLAGDRLPASYRRALARYRYGSGATTVHFVTSEPVPWADPRARRAGTVHLGGPGAEVDAAEREVAAGRHADEPFTLLVQPSVVDPSRAPAGLHPVWSYCHVPSGSDRDMTATITRRIERYAPGFAGTVVASSVRTAARLSIDNPIHVGGDVAVGEATVRQTLARPVPRWDPYSTPLPGVFLCSSATPPGPGVHGMSGVHGARSALRSLGLR